A DNA window from Purpureocillium takamizusanense chromosome 9, complete sequence contains the following coding sequences:
- the SPA2_1 gene encoding component of the polarisome (COG:S~EggNog:ENOG503NTZI): protein MSAGGRNAPLSPVSIGGSEWSFSSKVPPSADDVGPYSAVNSGRGNLASPPHSGGSNGAMSMNGFPSGPRSNGGPSPPPSIGRSSIGTNMYSSRSEGNRNSTRTDIDDSVLNEHYIALRAFLNARDPGSRQQPNKARDKLLRLSSVQFYELSTDVYDELMRRQATARAPPNAPNAPPAFLLPEKSFHPKRNQARQRLSSLGPPRFRDLAADVFHELERRFPQFVGGDPIPRVGSAMSMRGGPMRTGTPANGNMFPPRGQSRMRRPSDASSIRGPPPPDGYGMPPSPNMPNGEFGRPMPKQLNQNNTIVPNKSTMVEEDDENGEEGLDGLGMARKGGKRSEADEKAIGDYEIQVKDLRGKLDSLEDAMRKKDEEMNSILDGERSRATAANMEKKEWGDVRLNLENKLAEAQSLNKSIKDELERVRDDHDKEVRELRDELAEMHQGSRGGPTDPELQRENDELRESLRQQQAVTEEVRQEAQQFLTEMRTLSQQSSSTYEKQAEMEQTIERLENEVREWRSRYARAKTQVRSMRASSLGLTTEPGVAHFVRDRGFIEENGLIKDVHVTQFQIAIDELLQTARKEAPDKVTDAMKLVVVSVRRITKDLDESAPRGDDEQAQQHVKLKAKVSSTANGLITASKNFSAGAGLSPVSLLDAAASHLSNAIIDLLGTAKIRTTPAGELEEEDDRSLTPVDSTAFFSPRSPTEASAQDSLPPPPPFQGLGGVRASAESSAYSPISSPRESIDPYPGSGVNGLANGGGYMGYDKSQATSSGGYGLQRRDSRAADLKVASYGTYTYGS from the exons ATGAGCGCTGGAGGCCGCAATGCGCCGCTGTCTCCAGTCTCTATAGGCGGAAGCGAGTGGTCATTTTCCTCCAAGGTGCCGCCTTCTGCAGACGACGTCGGTCCGTATTCCGCCGTCAACAGCGGTCGTGGCAaccttgcctcgcctccccATTCAGGAGGCTCCAACGGGGCCATGAGCATGAATGGCTTCCCCTCTGGACCGCGGAGCAATGGcgggccatcgccgccgccctccatcGGCCGATCCAGCATCGGCACCAACATGTATTCGAGCAGAAGCGAGGGCAACCGCAACAGCACCCGCACCGACATCGACGATTCCGTATTGAACGAACACTACATCGCCCTCAGGGCCTTTCTCAACGCCCGCGATCCGGGCAGCAGGCAACAGCCCAACAAGGCCCGCGACAAGCTACTGCGCCTTTCGTCGGTGCAGTTCTACGAGCTAAGCACCGATGTCTACGACGAGTTGATGCGTCGCCAGGCCACGGCTCGGGCTCCGCCAAACGCCCCCAATGCGCCTCCCGCTTTTCTCCTGCCCGAAAAGTCGTTCCACCCCAAGCGAAACCAGGCCCGCCAGAGGCTGTCGTCGCTTGGCCCTCCGCGATTTAGGGACCTCGCGGCCGACGTCTTCCACGAGCTCGAGCGGCGATTTCCCCAGTTTGTAGGAGGTGACCCCATTCCCCGAGTTGGCAGCGCCATGTCGatgcgcggcggccccatGAGGACGGGCACGCCTGCCAACGGCAACATGTTCCCGCCTCGTGGCCAGAGCCGGATGCGGAGACCCTCGGATGCCAGCTCGATCCGtggcccgcctccgccagaTGGCTACGGGATGCCCCCGTCCCCCAACATGCCGAACGGCGAATTTGGGCGGCCGATGCCTAAGCAGCTGAATCAAAACAACACAATCGTGCCAAACAAGAGCACCATGGTagaggaggacgatgagaACGGCGAAGAGGGGCTGGACGGGCTTGGCATGGCACGCAAAGGCGGCAAGCGCAGTGAA GCGGATGAGAAGGCGATTGGGGACTATGAAATCCAGGTCAAGGACCTGCGCGGAAAACTTGACAGTTTAGAAGACGCCATGAGGAAaaaggacgaggagatgaACAGCATCCTGGACGGGGAGCGTTCgcgagcgacggccgccaacatGGAAAAGAAAGAGTGGGGAGATGTTCGACTGAACCTGGAGAACAAGTTGGCGGAGGCGCAGAGTCTCAACAAATCGATCAaagacgagctcgagcgtGTGCGAGACGACCACGACAAGGAAGTCCGCGAGCtccgcgacgagctggccgagaTGCATCAAGGGTCAAGGGGCGGGCCCACTGACCCTGAACTGCAACGAGAGAACGACGAACTGCGCGAATCCttgcggcagcagcaggcggtcACGGAAGAGGTCCGGCAGGAAGCCCAGCAGTTTTTGACGGAGATGCGCACTCTTTCTCAGCAAAGCAGCTCGACATATGAAAAGCAAGCCGAGATGGAGCAGACGATCGAGCGGCTGGAGAACGAGGTCCGAGAATGGAGAAGCCGGTACGCCCGTGCCAAAACCCAGGTGCGCAGCATGCGGGCCTCTTCTCTCGGCCTCACGACGGAGCCAGGCGTCGCACATTTCGTTCGCGACCGGGGTTTCATCGAGGAGAACGGGCTCATCAAGGACGTGCACGTCACCCAATTCCAGATCGCCATCGACGAACTGCTTCAAACCGCGCGAAAGGAGGCGCCCGACAAGGTGACCGATGCTATGAAGCTGGTCGTGGTCAGCGTCCGTCGCATCACCAAGGATCTTGACGAGTCGGCTcctcgcggcgacgacgagcaagccCAGCAACACGTCAAGCTTAAGGCCAAGGTGTCCTCGACCGCCAATGGGCTCATCACGGCATCGAAAAACTTTagcgccggagccgggctGTCTCCCGTCTCCCTTCTCGACGCAGCTGCATCACACCTCAGCAACGCGATCATCGACCTGCTTGGAACGGCGAAAATTCGAACCACTCCTGCCGGTGAGCtagaggaagaggacgacaGGTCCCTGACGCCCGTGGACTCTACTGCCTTTTTCTCGCCTCGCAGCCCGACCGAGGCATCGGCGCAGGACAGTCTacctccgccaccgccgttcCAGGGCCTAGGGGGAGTCCGGGCGAGCGCCGAGTCATCGGCGTACAGTCCCATCAGCTCCCCCCGAGAATCCATCGACCCGTATCCCGGATCTGGCGTCAACGGCTTGGCCAACGGTGGCGGCTACATGGGCTATGACAAGAGCCAGGCAACAAGCTCTGGAGGATATGGACTACAGCGGCGCGACAGCCGAGCTGCAGACCTCAAGGTAGCTAGCTACGGCACCTATACGTACGGCTCCTGA
- the SPA2_2 gene encoding component of the polarisome (COG:S~EggNog:ENOG503NTZI) yields the protein MAVLVSDIQRLVTCVRNNSDVGQITDQVDSIADIVGKVISETDKNGYRGYTAQLSD from the coding sequence ATGGCGGTTCTGGTGTCAGACATTCAAAGACTGGTGACGTGCGTCCGAAACAATTCAGACGTTGGGCAAATCACCGATCAGGTGGACTCGATCGCGGACATTGTCGGCAAAGTCATCTCGGAGACAGACAAGAACGGATATCGCGGCTATACTGCCCAGCTCAGCGACTGA